A region of the Pseudomonadota bacterium genome:
AGCAGGGATTCAACAGGGCCGGGAGAGGGGATTTTGGAAAGCACGTGCAGGAACAAAGGTTACGCTTTGTAAGGAAACAACCTCTTTCCGGGGCGCTCCTTCAGATGGAACTCATTTTAAAAAGCGTTGTGGATGGCGTTGTGGCGTCGACTAAGGCACCCATGACAGATGATCCGCAGTTTTTGTCACGTCATATTAAAGAAACCGCCTACTTTCTAAGAGCGGATATGGTCGGTATTTGCGAGCTGCCTTCTTACGCGGTCTATACGCACAGCGGAGGAGACCCGAGAAATCCTGATGACGAAGGTAAGCCGGTTCATCTTAACCACAAATATGCTGTTTCTATTCTCATTGATCAGGACTGGAGGACATCGAGGGCCTCAACGGGCCATGACTGGATAAGCAATTCAATGAGTTTTATGGGCTATTCAACCAGCGGATTCATTTCATGCATACTTGCCGATTATATACGCAGACTCGGCTATCCTGCCAGGGCTCACCACGCCCTCAATTATCAGGTTGTAACGCCGCCCATCCTGCTTCTTTCCGGTCTCGGGGAGATGTGCAGAATAGGAGACATTGTTCTTAACCCCTTTTTAGGCTCGCGCTTCAAAGCAGCAGTGGTGACCACAGACCTCCCCCTTGTCCCTGATAAGCCTATAGATTTCGGGCTCCAGGATTTTTGTTCGAAATGTAATAAGTGCGCCCGAGAATGCCCCGGTAATGCCTTAAGTGAAGGTGAAAAGATCATGTTCAATGGATACGAAAGATGGCCGACAGATGTGGCGAAATGTACCGCCATGAGAGTCGGCAATATGAAGGGGTCAGGATGCGGAACATGTATAAAGGTCTGCCCCTGGAATAAACCTTACACGCCGCTTCACCGTGCTGTCGGCTGGACCATGAGACATTCGAGTCTTGCCAGAAGGTTTGCCGTATGGGGGGACGATCTCCTGGGCT
Encoded here:
- a CDS encoding reductive dehalogenase gives rise to the protein MKGYTHIEQEPFPVHTLKRVDRPTTMIIDEKVKRTDEREQGFNRAGRGDFGKHVQEQRLRFVRKQPLSGALLQMELILKSVVDGVVASTKAPMTDDPQFLSRHIKETAYFLRADMVGICELPSYAVYTHSGGDPRNPDDEGKPVHLNHKYAVSILIDQDWRTSRASTGHDWISNSMSFMGYSTSGFISCILADYIRRLGYPARAHHALNYQVVTPPILLLSGLGEMCRIGDIVLNPFLGSRFKAAVVTTDLPLVPDKPIDFGLQDFCSKCNKCARECPGNALSEGEKIMFNGYERWPTDVAKCTAMRVGNMKGSGCGTCIKVCPWNKPYTPLHRAVGWTMRHSSLARRFAVWGDDLLGYGKSHPDEKWWLDLESVGEVMQAAGSKKL